The following coding sequences lie in one Flagellimonas eckloniae genomic window:
- a CDS encoding YciI family protein produces the protein MREFLLLIRSEEEPKANLSPEQMQQHIEKIGGYLKKLTEEGRMKSAQPLEMKGTMLSYKNGQIVDGPYNETKEIISGYYHLLAKDLDEAIAIAKQDPRFDEGIWRMEVRPIKHVEGIN, from the coding sequence ATGAGAGAATTTCTATTATTAATTCGAAGTGAAGAGGAACCCAAAGCCAATTTATCTCCAGAACAAATGCAGCAGCATATTGAAAAAATTGGAGGGTATTTAAAAAAACTTACGGAAGAAGGTAGAATGAAATCTGCCCAACCCTTGGAAATGAAAGGAACAATGCTATCCTACAAAAACGGGCAAATTGTTGACGGACCTTACAATGAAACCAAGGAGATTATCTCTGGATATTACCATCTCCTGGCAAAAGATTTGGATGAAGCAATAGCCATTGCAAAACAAGACCCAAGATTTGATGAAGGAATTTGGCGGATGGAGGTTAGACCCATAAAACATGTTGAAGGCATTAACTAA
- a CDS encoding RNA polymerase sigma factor, with the protein MNNPNFTTSNELTSHFFRNEYGKLVSVITGYLGNAHVETAEDIVQETLLKATEHWEMKGIPENPKAWLYTTAKNLTLNVLKRKKYQRDYESQANQKPEMDETGFFSDELIEDSQLKMMFSCCHPSISENSQIALILKILSGFSISEIANAFFSNEETINKRLVRGRLQLRKIKIDLSQKFDTDKRLEAVLKTIYLLFNEGYFPANKNQVIRFDLCLEAIRLARLLEESTVVGNKTDCSALLALMYFNVSRFASRVSDVGEIIDLKEQDRSKWDSQLIQTGMWYLDKITSTKTITKYNILATISAHHCIAETYNKTNWEQILSLYDQLIVLEDSPITQLNRSIVLAEVKGTQVAISTLETLGEESDIDNYFLYHFTLAELHKTNKAFAKARFAYNQALHLAKNPRDKELLRKKLDELVLISPSQLS; encoded by the coding sequence ATGAACAATCCCAACTTTACGACAAGCAATGAGCTTACCTCCCACTTTTTTAGAAATGAGTATGGCAAGTTGGTCTCCGTTATTACAGGCTATTTAGGGAATGCCCATGTTGAAACTGCTGAGGACATTGTACAGGAGACTTTACTAAAGGCAACGGAGCATTGGGAAATGAAGGGGATTCCTGAAAACCCTAAGGCTTGGTTATATACAACAGCTAAAAATTTGACTTTAAATGTACTAAAGCGAAAAAAATATCAAAGAGATTATGAATCCCAAGCCAATCAAAAACCAGAAATGGACGAGACTGGTTTCTTTTCTGATGAATTGATTGAAGACAGCCAGTTAAAAATGATGTTTTCCTGTTGCCATCCCTCTATCTCTGAAAACTCACAGATAGCACTTATCCTAAAGATATTGTCTGGTTTCAGTATTTCTGAGATTGCAAACGCCTTTTTTTCAAATGAGGAAACCATAAATAAGCGACTTGTTAGAGGAAGACTGCAACTGAGAAAAATTAAAATTGATCTCTCCCAAAAATTTGATACAGATAAACGGTTGGAAGCCGTTCTAAAGACAATTTACCTCTTATTCAATGAGGGTTATTTTCCAGCAAACAAAAATCAGGTTATCCGTTTTGATCTTTGTTTGGAAGCCATCAGGCTTGCACGCTTACTTGAAGAAAGTACCGTTGTTGGCAATAAAACTGATTGTAGTGCTCTTTTAGCCCTTATGTACTTCAATGTATCTAGATTTGCTTCCCGCGTATCTGATGTGGGTGAAATCATCGATTTAAAGGAGCAAGATCGCTCAAAATGGGATTCTCAATTAATTCAAACGGGAATGTGGTATTTGGATAAAATCACCTCGACCAAAACAATAACCAAATACAATATTCTAGCTACCATTTCTGCCCATCATTGTATTGCCGAAACCTATAATAAAACAAATTGGGAACAAATTTTGTCCTTGTATGATCAACTTATAGTATTGGAAGATTCCCCAATTACACAATTAAACAGAAGTATTGTATTAGCTGAAGTAAAAGGAACGCAAGTGGCTATTTCTACTCTGGAAACATTGGGAGAGGAATCAGATATCGACAATTATTTTCTATATCACTTTACCCTTGCAGAACTTCATAAGACGAACAAAGCCTTCGCAAAAGCACGATTTGCCTACAATCAGGCTTTACATTTGGCCAAAAATCCAAGAGATAAAGAACTTTTGAGAAAAAAATTGGATGAGCTTGTCCTGATTTCACCATCTCAGTTGTCTTAG
- a CDS encoding MFS transporter → MPKNRSFILFEPAKSPIFYGYIIMVIGTIGVFCSVPGQTIGVSVFTDPVKDALGLSRNQFSNAYMIGTIVSSLVIGRAGVWFDRYGARYVAFFAIQVLAITVLLCSFSAQMSESIKTLLAQDTWLIPFLLMTTLFFLLRFSGQGVLTMASRNVIMIWFDKNRGKVNMFSSVAISFGFSSAPLWINTLIDYGGWENAWRYMAFGLLFCSILIYFLYKNKPEEYGLLPDGQKVVSQDEADVKMPIYKQFTLKEAMVTRVFWMYGLMLAFSSFFSTGLSFHVVSIFASQGFPKEDAISIFLPGSVVAICVSTLFNYLSDSLPLKSYLFLMLFGGLLAAIGFLSLASPVGIPLLIAGFGIMSGFYAVLNAIAWPRFFGRDNLGAITGKIMSFLILASALAPPVFSLCFSTFDSYSLVGYLGLAFLTFLLIGSIKANNPQ, encoded by the coding sequence ATGCCCAAAAACCGCAGTTTTATTCTTTTTGAACCAGCCAAAAGCCCCATTTTTTATGGGTACATTATCATGGTCATCGGCACAATTGGTGTGTTTTGCAGCGTGCCTGGCCAAACCATTGGGGTTTCGGTATTCACAGATCCCGTAAAAGATGCCTTGGGCCTTAGTAGGAACCAATTTAGCAATGCCTATATGATTGGCACCATTGTAAGTTCATTGGTAATCGGTAGGGCTGGAGTTTGGTTTGATCGATATGGGGCACGCTATGTTGCCTTTTTTGCCATTCAGGTATTGGCAATTACAGTGCTTTTATGCTCTTTTTCAGCACAAATGAGTGAGTCCATTAAAACTTTGCTGGCACAAGATACTTGGTTAATCCCTTTTTTGTTAATGACCACTTTGTTCTTCCTACTTCGCTTTTCGGGGCAGGGAGTTTTGACCATGGCTTCCCGTAATGTAATCATGATTTGGTTTGATAAGAATCGTGGTAAGGTAAACATGTTTAGTAGTGTGGCCATATCTTTTGGATTCTCCTCGGCACCCCTATGGATAAATACTTTGATAGATTATGGAGGTTGGGAAAATGCATGGCGCTATATGGCATTTGGATTATTGTTTTGTAGCATCTTAATCTATTTTCTATACAAGAACAAGCCCGAAGAATATGGATTGCTTCCTGATGGTCAAAAAGTCGTAAGCCAAGATGAGGCGGATGTTAAAATGCCTATTTATAAGCAGTTTACGCTCAAGGAAGCAATGGTAACCCGTGTTTTTTGGATGTATGGTCTAATGTTGGCCTTCAGTAGTTTTTTTAGTACCGGACTTTCTTTTCATGTGGTCTCCATTTTTGCCAGCCAAGGTTTTCCCAAAGAGGACGCCATATCCATTTTTTTGCCAGGTTCCGTTGTGGCGATTTGTGTTTCAACACTATTTAACTATCTCAGTGATTCCCTACCATTAAAATCATACTTATTCTTAATGTTATTTGGTGGTTTATTGGCAGCTATTGGATTTTTATCCTTGGCCAGTCCAGTAGGTATCCCATTATTGATAGCAGGTTTCGGTATAATGTCCGGGTTTTATGCTGTATTGAATGCAATAGCTTGGCCCCGCTTTTTTGGCAGGGATAACCTTGGTGCCATCACTGGGAAAATAATGAGTTTTTTAATTCTGGCCAGCGCCCTTGCGCCACCAGTTTTTAGTCTGTGTTTTTCTACTTTTGATTCCTACAGTCTGGTAGGCTATCTTGGCCTGGCTTTCCTAACGTTCTTGCTAATCGGAAGCATAAAAGCCAATAATCCACAATAA
- a CDS encoding YdeI/OmpD-associated family protein, with product MSLKSKVFEVAVQGTHNLAIPDDIVLPFLEKGFKRVQVEASFEDKSITFHAALQKRHGSHFMMFSKNHQKALGIFPNDYFQLQFFEDTSKYGVEVPEEFNAVLYSDLDAHRIFESFTAGKKRGIIYMISRYKNSQTRIDKSILLCENLKKGIRENKDLLKPL from the coding sequence ATGAGTCTAAAAAGCAAAGTTTTTGAAGTCGCGGTACAGGGAACCCATAACTTGGCCATTCCCGATGATATTGTCTTGCCTTTTCTGGAAAAAGGCTTCAAAAGAGTCCAGGTGGAAGCCAGTTTTGAAGATAAAAGCATTACATTCCATGCAGCCCTTCAGAAGAGACATGGCAGCCATTTTATGATGTTTAGCAAAAACCACCAAAAAGCACTGGGAATTTTTCCCAATGACTATTTTCAACTTCAGTTTTTTGAAGACACTTCAAAATATGGAGTAGAGGTGCCAGAGGAATTTAATGCAGTACTTTATAGTGATCTGGATGCCCATAGAATTTTTGAATCCTTCACTGCTGGAAAAAAACGGGGAATTATATACATGATTTCCAGGTACAAGAATTCCCAAACCCGAATAGACAAATCCATTTTGCTCTGTGAAAATCTAAAAAAAGGCATTCGGGAAAATAAAGATTTGTTAAAACCATTATAG
- a CDS encoding DUF2490 domain-containing protein — MRKVLGFLLLFFALAQMSAQQTGENELGAWYMYFGTNKISKRFSLHTEAQFRYYETTSNFNQLLLRTGLNYHINPNAIATLGYGFIETDGIFQDSPSEANSKENRIFQQFILKNKVWEFLFEHRYRLEQRFIEARDITSDPEIDLSRTEHRARYRIQMTLPLTNTFFLNFYDELFINLQDDLFGQNRLYGALGINITENSSIQFGYLRNQFANAVFDRLQIGFFYNPDLRSVFKKKKVQKSD; from the coding sequence ATGAGAAAGGTTTTAGGTTTTTTGCTGTTGTTTTTTGCACTAGCTCAAATGAGTGCACAGCAAACTGGTGAAAACGAGTTAGGAGCATGGTACATGTATTTTGGAACCAATAAAATTTCGAAACGTTTCAGTCTGCATACTGAGGCTCAGTTTCGCTATTATGAAACCACCTCAAACTTTAATCAACTGCTCCTACGAACCGGATTGAACTATCATATCAATCCCAATGCTATAGCAACTTTGGGGTATGGTTTCATCGAAACAGATGGCATATTCCAAGATAGTCCAAGTGAGGCGAACTCCAAGGAAAATCGAATATTTCAACAATTTATCTTAAAGAACAAAGTTTGGGAGTTTCTCTTTGAACATCGTTATCGCTTGGAACAGCGTTTCATTGAGGCAAGAGATATCACAAGTGACCCAGAAATAGACCTTTCAAGAACAGAGCACCGTGCACGTTATCGTATACAAATGACTTTACCATTGACCAATACCTTTTTCTTGAATTTTTATGATGAGTTGTTCATCAACCTACAAGATGATCTTTTTGGACAAAATCGTTTGTATGGAGCTCTGGGAATCAATATTACCGAAAATAGCAGCATTCAATTTGGATATCTTCGAAACCAGTTTGCCAATGCAGTTTTTGATCGTTTGCAAATAGGGTTCTTCTACAATCCTGACCTAAGAAGTGTGTTTAAAAAGAAAAAGGTCCAAAAAAGTGATTAA
- a CDS encoding WD40/YVTN/BNR-like repeat-containing protein: MKKILTLAMLFASTILFCQEFSMDLIQDMKPRNIGPGGMSGRVTAIDVVTTNPDVMYVGTASGGVWKSTSGGIKWSSIFDKEVTASVGAIAIQQSNPSVVWVGTGEGNPRNSLNGGYGIYKSLDGGKSWKSMGLEKTRHIHRVIIDPTDPNVVYVGAIGSPWGVHAERGVYKTTDGGETWKKILYVNDKTGVADLVMDPTNPNKLIAAMWEHKRDPWFFKSGGEGSGLYMTHDGGDNWKELTDEDGLPKGELGRIGIAIAKNKPNIVYALVEAKKNALYKSEDGGFKWKKINDKNDIGNRPFYYSDIFVDPENENRVYSVFTYVNSSEDGGKNFSQLMPAYGVDNGVHPDHHSWWIHPENGQFMIDGNDGGMNITKDGGKTWRFIGNLPVAQFYHINIDNEYPYNVYGGMQDNGSWRGPAYAWRAQGIRNSYWQEIAFGDGFDVVPDLDDNQFGYAMSQQGYVSRYDWKTGNNYTVRPTPPDAKTKLRFNWNAGIGQDPFDNSTVYFGSQFVHKSTDKGLTWEIISPDMTTNDKEKQKQSESGGLTMDATGAENHCTILVIEPSPVEKDMLWVGTDDGKVHYTQNGGASWTEVTSNIKGLPTGSWIPQIKASKKNKGEALLIANDYRRFNYTPYAYRTKDYGKTWTRIVDASDVESYTLSIVEDSENSNLMFLGTDDGLYVSFDAGNKWQKWTEGFPTVSVKDLVIHPREHDLVIGTFGRAAWVLDDIRPLRALANKNTILQKDIKLFNSPTAYLAAYQQATGSRFGGDALYNGENRKYGAMITYYLKDGKKKEEPKNDDEKDKEEKDTESAPKKEELTGVQKKDSIQFDFFDGNRLIRTLKYKTPEKSGFHRIYWSLDEKGPDRPSRKISTSKKEPSGIEVKPGTYKVKVSHGMVSDSTSIKVETDPRITVSKAATTEVYNTGKKLEGYTQMAADAVKQLIESKNLANKFQKEMKDLDEEKYKDQIKASKDIVKQIDSVVAQYIGKEDKRQGITRNPELTVTQRINTASWYVGSRKTGLTKTENDLIKFAEDDLKTAIDKTNSFFQEKWTPYRASVESLDLSPFKETETFSID; this comes from the coding sequence ATGAAAAAAATACTTACCCTTGCGATGCTTTTTGCATCAACCATACTATTTTGCCAAGAATTTTCCATGGACCTTATTCAGGATATGAAGCCAAGAAACATAGGTCCAGGTGGAATGAGTGGGCGTGTTACCGCTATAGATGTTGTAACCACCAATCCAGATGTAATGTACGTTGGAACCGCTTCAGGTGGAGTGTGGAAATCAACTTCAGGTGGAATTAAATGGAGTTCCATTTTTGATAAGGAGGTTACTGCCTCGGTCGGTGCAATTGCAATTCAACAATCAAACCCATCAGTTGTTTGGGTGGGTACTGGTGAAGGAAATCCAAGAAATAGTTTAAATGGAGGGTACGGAATTTACAAATCGTTGGATGGAGGTAAATCCTGGAAATCCATGGGATTGGAAAAAACCAGACATATCCACCGTGTAATTATCGACCCTACCGACCCGAATGTGGTCTATGTTGGTGCGATAGGTTCTCCATGGGGTGTTCATGCTGAACGTGGAGTGTATAAAACCACAGATGGAGGCGAAACATGGAAAAAGATTCTGTATGTAAACGATAAAACTGGGGTAGCCGATTTGGTCATGGACCCAACCAATCCAAATAAGCTCATTGCCGCCATGTGGGAACATAAACGAGACCCATGGTTTTTTAAATCTGGAGGGGAAGGTAGTGGACTTTATATGACCCATGATGGAGGAGATAACTGGAAAGAATTGACAGATGAAGATGGATTACCCAAAGGAGAACTGGGTCGGATTGGTATTGCCATTGCCAAAAACAAACCCAATATTGTTTACGCTTTGGTAGAAGCAAAAAAGAATGCGCTGTACAAATCCGAAGATGGCGGTTTTAAATGGAAGAAAATCAATGACAAAAATGATATTGGTAATCGGCCATTCTATTACTCAGATATTTTTGTTGACCCAGAGAATGAGAATCGTGTCTATTCTGTTTTTACCTATGTAAATTCTTCAGAGGACGGTGGAAAAAATTTCTCCCAATTGATGCCTGCCTATGGGGTTGATAATGGTGTACATCCAGATCATCACAGTTGGTGGATTCATCCTGAAAACGGGCAATTTATGATTGATGGCAATGATGGGGGAATGAATATTACCAAAGATGGTGGTAAAACATGGCGGTTTATCGGCAATCTGCCTGTAGCCCAGTTTTATCACATAAATATTGATAATGAATATCCCTATAATGTATATGGCGGCATGCAAGATAATGGTTCATGGCGAGGCCCTGCCTATGCTTGGAGAGCTCAGGGTATCCGCAATAGCTACTGGCAAGAAATTGCTTTTGGGGATGGTTTTGATGTTGTTCCTGATTTGGATGACAACCAATTTGGGTATGCCATGAGTCAACAGGGTTATGTATCCAGATATGATTGGAAAACAGGAAATAATTATACAGTTAGACCTACACCTCCAGATGCAAAAACCAAATTGCGATTTAACTGGAATGCAGGAATAGGCCAAGACCCTTTTGATAATAGTACGGTATATTTTGGAAGTCAGTTTGTGCATAAATCAACTGACAAGGGCCTGACATGGGAAATAATTTCACCTGACATGACCACCAATGACAAGGAAAAACAAAAACAAAGTGAGAGTGGTGGACTCACCATGGATGCCACTGGTGCAGAAAACCATTGTACCATTTTGGTTATTGAGCCTTCTCCTGTTGAAAAAGATATGCTTTGGGTAGGAACGGATGATGGAAAAGTACATTATACGCAAAATGGAGGCGCCAGCTGGACAGAGGTAACTTCCAATATAAAAGGACTCCCGACAGGAAGTTGGATTCCCCAAATTAAAGCTTCCAAAAAGAACAAAGGAGAAGCTTTATTGATTGCCAATGATTACAGAAGGTTCAATTATACACCCTACGCATATCGAACCAAAGATTATGGTAAAACATGGACTCGAATTGTTGATGCAAGCGATGTGGAAAGCTATACCCTTTCCATAGTTGAGGACTCTGAAAATTCTAATTTGATGTTTTTGGGTACTGATGATGGGCTTTACGTTTCTTTTGATGCTGGGAATAAATGGCAAAAGTGGACTGAAGGTTTTCCAACTGTTTCAGTCAAAGATTTAGTAATCCACCCTAGAGAACATGATTTGGTCATTGGTACTTTTGGACGGGCCGCTTGGGTTTTAGATGATATCCGCCCCTTAAGAGCTCTTGCCAATAAGAATACCATCCTTCAAAAGGATATTAAACTTTTTAATAGTCCCACAGCATATTTGGCCGCTTATCAACAAGCAACGGGAAGCCGATTTGGGGGAGATGCCCTATACAATGGAGAAAACCGCAAATACGGTGCAATGATCACCTATTACTTAAAGGACGGCAAGAAAAAAGAAGAACCCAAAAATGATGATGAAAAGGACAAAGAAGAAAAAGACACTGAATCCGCACCTAAAAAAGAAGAGCTAACAGGAGTACAAAAGAAAGATTCTATTCAATTTGACTTTTTTGATGGAAACAGGTTGATTCGAACCCTGAAATATAAAACTCCAGAAAAATCTGGATTTCATAGAATCTATTGGTCACTTGATGAAAAAGGACCTGATAGACCCTCTAGAAAGATTAGTACGTCTAAAAAGGAACCAAGTGGAATTGAGGTCAAACCTGGTACATATAAGGTAAAAGTTAGTCATGGTATGGTTTCGGACTCTACATCCATTAAGGTAGAAACCGACCCAAGGATAACTGTTTCAAAAGCTGCCACTACTGAGGTTTACAATACTGGAAAAAAATTGGAAGGATATACGCAAATGGCAGCAGATGCAGTAAAACAATTGATAGAAAGCAAGAATTTGGCAAATAAATTCCAAAAGGAGATGAAAGATTTGGACGAAGAAAAATATAAAGACCAAATAAAGGCTTCAAAAGATATCGTAAAACAAATTGATTCTGTTGTGGCGCAATATATAGGCAAAGAAGATAAACGCCAGGGTATTACCCGTAATCCTGAACTAACGGTTACCCAGCGTATCAACACCGCAAGTTGGTATGTTGGTAGTCGAAAAACCGGACTGACCAAAACTGAAAATGATTTGATTAAATTCGCCGAAGATGATTTAAAAACGGCTATTGACAAGACCAACAGCTTTTTTCAAGAAAAGTGGACACCTTATCGAGCATCTGTTGAATCCTTGGATTTATCCCCGTTTAAAGAGACAGAAACATTTAGCATAGACTAA
- a CDS encoding amidohydrolase family protein has protein sequence MKKLLTLVVLFASIPLFAQEKEKKEDKKWDVSNPEGQFNYKEHEFTTNEGTWMNLDVSPDGKNIVFDLLGDIYIMPISGGNAKTLRSGIPFEVQPRFSPDGTKIAFTSDAGGGDNIWLMDVDGSNAKQVSEEKFRLLNNPYWMPDGNYLVARKHFTSQRSLGAGEIWQYHISGGSGLQLTKRKNDQQDVNEPCISPDGRYLYYSEDVYPGGFFQYNKDPNKQIYAIKRYDFQTGKTNTVTGGPGGAARPQLSRDGKMLAFVKRVRTKTVLYLHDLQTGEEWPIFDELNKDQQEAWAIFGVYPNFSWMPNNEEIVFWNKGKIYRIAINTQEVTNIPFTVDANIKIAETLRVDSPVAPDQFTAKVIRHAVTSPDEKTLVFNALGHLWSKKLPNGKPKRLTNDSNFEFEPAFSPDGKTIAYVTWNDEDLGAIHKIALTGGASKKITTAKGIYRTPSFSPDGTMITFRKEPGNNDQGRSFSKKTGVYIMNPDGSNQKLISEEGEYPMFSKDGKRIFYQTGGTYFGQLTKHLKSIDLNGKDEKTHVKSKYANRLVPSPDNQWIAFTNLHKAYIAPLVLNGKEIDLDNKTKSVPVSQISKDAGINLNWSKDSKKIFWTLGDEYFANAIKDRYTFLPDSPEKVAKLDSVGTKIGLISKTDKPSGRIAFTNARIITMEGDEVIEQGTLIVNENRIEYLGKSNEINVPKNAKIFDVSGKTIMPGIVDAHAHIGGFRYGLTTQKHWQLYANLAFGVTTSHDPSANTESIFAMSELIKNGDMIGPRLYSTGIILYGADGDFKAEINSLDDARSAIRRTKAFGAKSVKSYNQPRRDQRQQVMRAARELGINVVPEGGSTFYHNMSMIMDGHTGIEHNIPVAPVYKDVTELWKTSNSGYTPTLIVNYGGMNGEYWFYQKDKVWENEKLLKYTPRGLVDSRSRYRTMIPDEEYENGHILVSKTATALTNQGVKVNLGAHGQLQGLGAHWELWLLHQGGLTNMQALKAATINGAEYIGAGSDIGSLKVGKLADLIVLDKNPLEDIRNTETVKYTMVNGRLYDTDSLNEIGNTESDRGKFWWENNKYNAAFPWHEEAQSFTRPGCGCHIGHN, from the coding sequence ATGAAAAAATTACTCACCCTTGTGGTGCTTTTCGCATCAATTCCCCTATTCGCGCAAGAGAAAGAAAAAAAAGAAGATAAAAAATGGGATGTATCCAACCCAGAAGGGCAATTTAATTACAAAGAGCACGAATTCACTACAAATGAAGGTACTTGGATGAATCTTGATGTAAGTCCAGATGGGAAAAATATCGTTTTTGACCTTCTTGGAGATATTTACATCATGCCTATTTCTGGTGGAAATGCAAAAACACTTAGATCAGGAATCCCTTTTGAAGTACAACCACGTTTTAGTCCAGATGGAACAAAAATAGCTTTTACCAGTGATGCCGGTGGCGGGGACAATATCTGGCTAATGGATGTTGATGGTTCAAATGCCAAACAAGTTTCAGAAGAAAAATTTAGACTACTCAACAATCCATACTGGATGCCCGACGGTAACTACCTTGTGGCAAGAAAACATTTTACCTCACAACGCTCATTGGGGGCCGGTGAAATCTGGCAGTATCATATTTCTGGGGGTTCAGGCCTACAACTGACCAAACGTAAGAATGACCAACAGGATGTAAACGAACCTTGTATATCCCCAGATGGAAGATATCTGTATTATAGTGAGGATGTATATCCTGGAGGCTTTTTTCAATACAACAAAGACCCTAATAAACAGATCTATGCCATAAAACGGTATGACTTTCAGACAGGCAAAACCAATACGGTAACGGGCGGCCCTGGAGGGGCGGCCAGACCTCAACTATCAAGAGACGGTAAAATGCTTGCTTTTGTAAAAAGAGTACGTACCAAAACCGTTCTATATCTACACGATTTACAAACCGGTGAGGAGTGGCCAATTTTTGATGAACTCAATAAAGATCAGCAGGAAGCATGGGCGATTTTTGGGGTGTATCCAAATTTTAGTTGGATGCCGAACAATGAGGAAATTGTATTCTGGAACAAGGGAAAAATTTACCGAATAGCTATAAACACCCAGGAAGTAACCAATATTCCCTTTACAGTTGATGCCAATATCAAAATTGCAGAAACCCTTAGGGTTGATTCTCCTGTGGCACCAGATCAATTTACCGCCAAAGTAATTCGCCATGCGGTTACCTCTCCAGATGAAAAAACTCTTGTATTTAATGCATTAGGGCATTTATGGTCTAAAAAATTACCCAACGGAAAACCCAAAAGGTTGACAAACGATTCCAATTTTGAATTTGAACCAGCATTTTCACCAGATGGAAAAACTATTGCATACGTTACCTGGAATGATGAAGATCTGGGAGCCATACATAAAATTGCCCTGACAGGAGGCGCATCAAAAAAAATAACTACCGCAAAAGGTATTTATAGAACCCCTTCTTTCAGTCCAGATGGAACTATGATTACGTTTAGAAAAGAACCTGGAAATAATGACCAAGGAAGAAGCTTTTCCAAAAAAACGGGTGTCTATATAATGAATCCCGACGGATCCAATCAAAAGTTGATTTCTGAAGAAGGTGAATATCCTATGTTTTCAAAAGATGGCAAACGTATTTTTTATCAAACCGGAGGCACTTATTTTGGTCAATTAACGAAACACTTAAAATCAATTGACCTCAATGGTAAAGATGAAAAAACACATGTGAAGTCAAAGTATGCCAATCGGTTAGTGCCTAGTCCCGACAACCAATGGATTGCATTTACAAATCTGCACAAGGCCTATATAGCACCTTTGGTTCTTAATGGAAAAGAAATCGATTTGGACAATAAAACAAAGTCTGTTCCCGTATCGCAGATTTCGAAGGATGCAGGAATCAATCTAAATTGGTCCAAGGACAGTAAAAAAATCTTTTGGACTTTGGGGGATGAATATTTTGCAAATGCAATTAAGGACAGATACACTTTCCTTCCTGATTCTCCTGAAAAAGTGGCAAAATTAGATAGTGTAGGCACCAAAATTGGATTGATATCCAAAACAGATAAACCTTCTGGACGAATTGCATTCACCAATGCCCGAATTATTACCATGGAAGGAGACGAAGTAATTGAACAGGGCACTTTGATTGTAAATGAAAACCGGATTGAGTATCTAGGTAAATCCAATGAAATAAATGTTCCAAAAAATGCCAAGATTTTTGACGTTTCTGGAAAGACTATAATGCCGGGGATCGTAGACGCGCATGCACATATTGGGGGTTTTAGGTACGGACTCACCACACAAAAACATTGGCAGCTTTATGCAAATTTGGCTTTTGGAGTCACTACCTCACATGATCCATCTGCCAACACTGAATCCATATTTGCGATGTCTGAATTAATTAAAAACGGAGATATGATTGGTCCACGTTTATATTCAACCGGCATCATTCTTTATGGTGCAGATGGGGACTTTAAAGCTGAAATCAATAGCCTGGATGATGCAAGATCAGCAATCCGTAGAACTAAAGCTTTTGGGGCAAAATCGGTAAAAAGTTACAACCAGCCCCGACGTGATCAGCGGCAACAGGTAATGCGAGCTGCACGCGAATTGGGAATAAATGTTGTTCCTGAAGGAGGTTCGACCTTTTATCATAACATGTCCATGATAATGGATGGCCATACCGGAATAGAACATAACATCCCTGTGGCCCCTGTTTACAAAGATGTCACGGAACTATGGAAAACAAGTAACTCAGGGTACACGCCTACCCTAATTGTGAACTATGGCGGCATGAATGGAGAATATTGGTTTTATCAAAAGGATAAGGTGTGGGAAAACGAAAAACTCTTAAAATATACCCCAAGAGGTTTGGTGGATTCACGATCAAGATATCGGACCATGATACCTGATGAAGAATATGAAAACGGCCATATTTTGGTATCCAAAACGGCTACAGCCCTGACTAATCAAGGTGTAAAAGTTAATTTAGGTGCGCATGGGCAGTTGCAAGGCCTTGGTGCACATTGGGAACTCTGGTTGCTTCATCAAGGTGGATTGACCAATATGCAAGCCTTAAAAGCGGCAACCATTAATGGAGCGGAATATATTGGTGCCGGGTCTGATATCGGTTCACTGAAAGTGGGCAAACTGGCGGATTTAATTGTATTGGACAAGAACCCCTTAGAAGATATTCGCAATACTGAAACCGTGAAATATACCATGGTCAATGGCAGACTTTATGATACGGATTCCCTAAACGAAATAGGAAATACGGAAAGTGACCGTGGCAAGTTTTGGTGGGAAAACAATAAATACAATGCAGCTTTCCCTTGGCATGAAGAAGCACAAAGTTTTACAAGGCCAGGCTGCGGTTGCCATATTGGTCATAATTAA